From a region of the Etheostoma spectabile isolate EspeVRDwgs_2016 unplaced genomic scaffold, UIUC_Espe_1.0 scaffold00005365, whole genome shotgun sequence genome:
- the LOC116677602 gene encoding zinc finger protein 70-like produces the protein TYYSGFKSHQQIHTGEKPYSCDLCGKAFTHRNGFKKHQLVHTGKKPFWCEQCGETFSRISYLKGHQRIHTGEKPYSCEHCGKVFSQSSSLKFHKRVHTGEKPYSCEQCGKMFSRSSGLKTHQRIHTGEKPYSCDLCSKTFSGRVNLVIHQRVHTGEKPYWCEHCGKMFSLSSTLIKHQRRHTGEKPYSCELCGKTFSESGSLKRHQRVHTRENPK, from the coding sequence ACTTATTATAGTGgctttaaatctcaccagcagattcacactggagagaagccgtacagctgtgatctatgtgggaAAGCCTTTACTCATAGAAATggctttaaaaaacaccagttAGTTCACACTGGAAAGAAGCCGTTTTGGTGTGAACAgtgtggggaaacattttctcgGATTAGTTATCTTAAaggacaccagcgcattcacactggagagaagccgtacagctgtgaacactgtgggaaagTGTTTTCTCAGAGTAGCAGCCTTAAATTTCACAAgcgtgttcacaccggagagaagccgtactcgtgtgaacaatgtgggaaaatgttttctcgGAGTAGTGGCcttaaaacacatcaacgcattcacactggagaaaagccgtacagctgtgatctatgtagTAAAACCTTTTCTGGGAGGGTTAACCTCGTAATCCACCAgcgtgttcacaccggagagaaaccgtactggtgtgaacactgtgggaaaatgttttctttgagTAGTACCCTTATAAAACATCAACGcagacacactggagagaagccgtacagctgtgaactatgtggtaaaacattttctgaGAGCGGTAGTCTTAAAAGGC